From a region of the Novipirellula artificiosorum genome:
- a CDS encoding formylglycine-generating enzyme family protein codes for MTQLPPVQRDRLCDQFAEVYRNHPDAGIHGAARWMLTKWGKGEQIVSIDQELRQSEEQIQNATDDPRQWFVNGQGQTFVILEADQVAWNKTIPDEASVHGHLKDGMTREEKESLGWYDTPIANAETRDWKGRRFLRAQRRIERRFAIATTEVTRAQFETFEQNADYVLRENREMKLQRMKGLLPSEDQPIYLSWFQAAHYCNWLSASEGIPEDQWCYEKNAANEFHERMRAKDHFLELQGYRLPTEAEWEFACAAGAKTHRYWGNSEILLTDYAWCESNADGRSWPVASLKPNDFGLFDMHGNLYEYCFDYYLRDLVSGEDSPSTRPCLLGDCRVSKGSSFDRPIGWCSTEARIHFDECNKSYPKPGSGFRPVRTYFPRASADSR; via the coding sequence GTGACGCAGTTGCCTCCCGTGCAACGCGATCGTCTGTGCGATCAATTTGCCGAGGTCTATCGCAACCATCCCGACGCCGGGATTCATGGGGCGGCAAGATGGATGCTGACAAAGTGGGGGAAAGGCGAACAAATCGTTTCGATCGATCAAGAGTTGCGGCAATCGGAAGAGCAAATTCAAAACGCAACCGACGATCCACGTCAATGGTTCGTAAACGGGCAAGGCCAGACGTTTGTGATCCTTGAGGCCGATCAAGTCGCGTGGAATAAGACGATTCCCGACGAGGCCAGCGTGCACGGTCACCTCAAAGACGGGATGACGCGCGAGGAAAAGGAGTCATTGGGATGGTACGATACGCCGATAGCTAACGCGGAAACGCGCGACTGGAAAGGGCGGCGATTCCTGCGTGCGCAGCGACGGATCGAAAGGCGTTTCGCCATTGCGACAACAGAAGTAACCAGGGCACAGTTTGAAACGTTTGAACAAAACGCTGACTACGTACTTCGCGAAAATCGTGAAATGAAACTTCAGAGGATGAAAGGATTACTCCCCAGCGAAGACCAGCCAATATACCTGTCTTGGTTTCAGGCTGCCCATTATTGCAACTGGCTGAGTGCAAGCGAAGGCATTCCAGAGGACCAATGGTGTTATGAGAAAAATGCCGCCAACGAATTCCATGAACGAATGAGGGCCAAGGATCATTTCTTGGAATTGCAAGGCTATCGTTTGCCGACCGAAGCGGAGTGGGAATTCGCCTGTGCCGCTGGTGCAAAGACACATCGTTACTGGGGCAATTCCGAAATTTTGTTGACAGATTACGCCTGGTGTGAATCAAATGCAGACGGACGTTCTTGGCCCGTGGCAAGCCTGAAGCCAAACGATTTCGGTTTGTTCGATATGCACGGCAATCTATACGAATACTGCTTCGATTACTACTTAAGAGATTTGGTGAGCGGGGAGGATTCTCCGAGTACGCGTCCCTGCCTGCTCGGGGATTGTAGGGTCAGCAAAGGCTCGAGCTTCGATAGGCCAATAGGTTGGTGTTCTACAGAAGCCAGAATTCACTTTGACGAGTGTAACAAATCGTACCCAAAACCAGGATCAGGATTTCGTCCGGTCAGGACCTATTTTCCCCGAGCGTCTGCGGACTCTCGATGA
- a CDS encoding IS110 family transposase, which translates to MCIDPAKHRSEWMMADYFGKLLIAPQTLEHQSGHFKAAIAQIQQSQKQNDIRDLIVVVERTGNYHLAPKHAFSSAGFETRVVHPFATKQYRMPADPGNKTDETDLHAQHRAAVAGFGLCERELQSPYRELQLRVRHRRNLVEKASSLACQVREHLHLSMPGYSVLFDRLLEHRIAMGIGRCCESPAKIVKLGQTGICKRLRKQGIRCQQRTIDKVLAWASQEKNQMVKDGAVHHAIWTDLEELFRQIQRQITSIERVLAGELVQTPYVRLMSIPGINVVSAADLAGEMGPIDAYANANAITGRSGLFPCRHQSDQTDTSGPIIRQANRRLRCALMRIADNLACHCAHYRGLAEQDLARGVAVRASRVKTTKKFTRLAFACLAGDQPMRHPAFRAPDSILEKLREFHRLHETPLDQVLADLSKAVEQLPEYAKGHEAKVVAEVLRQKASRKRREVGLGELLTAVLARLGINDNEIDKTNTIKSGDRP; encoded by the coding sequence GTGTGCATTGATCCTGCCAAGCATCGATCCGAGTGGATGATGGCTGACTACTTTGGAAAGCTGCTCATCGCGCCACAAACTCTTGAGCATCAGTCAGGTCACTTCAAAGCTGCTATCGCTCAGATTCAACAATCTCAAAAGCAAAATGACATACGCGATCTCATCGTGGTTGTAGAACGAACAGGGAACTACCATCTGGCGCCCAAGCATGCTTTCTCCAGTGCAGGATTCGAAACACGTGTTGTTCATCCGTTTGCGACGAAGCAATACCGGATGCCTGCCGACCCAGGCAACAAGACAGATGAAACCGATCTTCACGCGCAACACCGCGCTGCTGTCGCTGGATTTGGTCTTTGTGAGCGAGAGCTGCAATCGCCTTACCGTGAGTTACAACTGAGAGTGCGTCACCGGCGCAACCTCGTCGAGAAGGCGTCATCGCTTGCATGCCAGGTGCGAGAACATTTACATCTTTCGATGCCAGGTTACTCAGTTCTATTTGATCGATTACTCGAGCACCGAATTGCTATGGGCATCGGCCGTTGCTGCGAGTCCCCAGCGAAGATTGTGAAGCTCGGCCAGACGGGAATCTGCAAGCGGCTGCGTAAACAAGGGATCCGATGCCAGCAACGCACCATTGACAAGGTTCTTGCCTGGGCGTCTCAGGAAAAGAATCAGATGGTCAAAGATGGCGCTGTCCACCACGCAATCTGGACTGATTTAGAAGAGCTGTTTCGGCAGATTCAACGCCAAATCACTTCAATTGAGCGAGTTCTTGCAGGTGAGTTGGTTCAAACGCCCTACGTTCGTCTAATGTCGATTCCTGGAATCAATGTTGTTTCTGCAGCCGACTTGGCTGGAGAGATGGGACCGATTGATGCGTACGCAAACGCAAACGCAATCACAGGACGAAGTGGACTATTCCCGTGCCGGCACCAAAGCGACCAGACTGACACAAGTGGGCCGATCATCCGCCAAGCCAATCGACGTTTGCGATGCGCACTGATGAGGATCGCTGACAATCTCGCTTGTCACTGCGCCCACTATCGCGGTCTTGCCGAGCAGGATCTTGCACGCGGAGTCGCGGTCCGAGCTAGTCGAGTCAAAACGACCAAGAAGTTCACGCGTCTTGCATTCGCTTGCCTTGCTGGTGACCAACCAATGAGACACCCGGCATTCCGCGCGCCCGATTCGATTCTAGAAAAGCTCCGTGAGTTTCACCGCCTCCATGAGACGCCCTTGGACCAAGTGCTCGCTGATCTAAGCAAAGCGGTAGAGCAACTGCCCGAATATGCGAAAGGTCATGAAGCAAAAGTTGTTGCGGAAGTGCTGCGCCAAAAAGCATCTCGAAAACGTCGCGAGGTCGGACTTGGCGAACTCCTTACCGCAGTCCTTGCCCGTTTAGGAATCAACGACAATGAGATAGACAAAACCAATACAATTAAATCTGGGGATCGACCCTAA
- a CDS encoding protein kinase domain-containing protein yields MTDPRFSDLSTEELRIVDAACKAFEEDFAQQRSTLEQHLAQGTIRIRSVLFEELLAIEIELRARGGSLPPIASYETRFPDRKEQIQSVFQRIADQSLQTRELSAANSKSKIQLHPSGADLQIPDSIGRFRIDEVLGQGGFGIVYKARDEGLERAVAIKVPRARFLSLSQNETEAKIVAKLDHPNIVPVYELGSDEDFPFYIVSKYIDGFSLAQQIKLGQVGNAFAAAELIATVAQALHYAHEQGLVHRDVKPGNILMDGDGNPFVIDFGLALREQDIGEGPKHAGTPAYMSPEQARGEGHRVDRRSDVFSLGAVLYQLLAGQLPFHGETKAELLDQVTNGESKPLRQHDASLPKELERICTKAMAKRVTERYPSARDFAEDLRLFLAENPALARGSANGGLAGKVSESQSSTPPSSPDSATASSGAVGLGSSGSQAISIVPKGLRSFDASDADFFLDLLPGPRDREGLPDSLRFWKTHIEETDPDHTFSVGLIYGPSGCGKSSFVKAGLMPRLSNEVDVVYIEASPAESETRLLHGLWKQYPALRGIDSLKEALTALRRGRGVPVGKKVLIVLDRFEQWLHAKKEEEYTDLVEALRQCDGGRVQCIMLVRDDFWLAVSRFLHELEVRLVEGHNTALVDLFDLKHARKVLAAFGRAFGRLPKTFGETTKAQKKFLQQATVGLAVDGKVICVRLALFADMMKDKLWVPATLKELGGTKGVGVKFLEEVFSAPSANPSHRLHQKAARAVLKDLLPDYGTDIKGTMRSHAELMEASGYGDRPHDFDDLIKILDSEIRLITPTDPEGNGANDQYVTQAPKGQLYFQLTHDYLVHSLRDWLTRKQKETASGRAELKLFDAALLWNAEPKNRFLPSWWENLNIRLFTDKRKWTEPQRNMMAKAGRTHGIRTGMVALLLVAASFIGLSIRQSVVESQHLTRATALVGSLGSADIAQVPSVISDLNQHREWADSLLKAKLATASDGSSEKLHLSLALLPVDESQLEYLRDQLLVCSLTQFPVLRTGLLPHKDKLVETLWIVAKDEEQEAVVRFQAAATLAEYAPDDERWRATAPFVCAHLTSAVSSVYLGPWRELLQPASKPLMEPLTAIHADRSVSGKRREAAAFALSDYLREQPDKLVDVVLVADELAEFTLLSNALTPHAATVQQRLLEEMRALLPVELDKTNEHLAESDQILRDAHWKRQSLAAVTLVHLGVGDEVWALLKLTPDPSLRSFVIHHLGKLGTNHNTLAARLNRESDVSVRKGLVQSLGGLNAAMLPASDRNRIAAQLKSLYVTDLDSGIHGSASWTLRQWGIPLPRLPVCEPTLNEGQLARAAKLNAEVDEIRQRITTDEQAGLLARQAAWERQLREQAAPSLDSLKEGLVAHYPLDETEGRETANAVEGQPVGIYEGQGQPEWKQGVVRNAIRLDGKGGHIRCGQIFNPDRGDAFSYGCWVFSENQGRYATLIGKMDSAKNLRGFDLFLDASGRMEVHFKHHYPSNFLKTMSVDSLPPGQWHHVMMTYDGSSTAAGVMLYLDGQPIDTKVVTESLSDTIQNDAPLNIGMRDIQYPFLGAIDDMRIYNRLLSDGEVQQLYATGLRALAGVATETRTTEQQALLSAAYRPQDEPLQRLENQLAASETALSEARWNGVRRWYVNGQGQTMAVIPNPAASSESSINYSFAIASHEVTVAEFRRFRGDIAADETNAPTEDCPVHKVSWYDAAAYCNWLSQQEGIPEHQWVYEPTENGQYADGMLIRENALELTGYRLPTEAEWEHAGRAGSTGTYGFGESLSLLERYARYDHSSSSRRHSVESLLPNTLGLFDIHGNVWEWTQTSLSGSISPVRDDGTRLLRGGSFLYSSLNVSFANRTSLQPTYRDRYGGFRPSRTLLFSH; encoded by the coding sequence GTGACCGACCCGCGCTTTTCCGATCTGAGTACCGAAGAACTGCGAATCGTCGACGCGGCATGCAAAGCGTTTGAGGAAGACTTTGCACAGCAACGTTCCACTCTCGAACAGCACCTCGCCCAGGGAACGATCCGAATTCGCAGCGTGCTTTTTGAGGAGCTGCTCGCAATTGAGATCGAGCTGCGAGCGCGGGGCGGATCGTTGCCTCCGATCGCCTCTTACGAAACACGTTTCCCGGATCGAAAGGAACAGATTCAATCGGTGTTCCAGCGTATCGCCGATCAAAGCTTGCAGACACGAGAGCTCTCCGCCGCGAACTCAAAATCAAAAATCCAGTTGCATCCCAGCGGTGCCGATCTCCAGATTCCTGATTCGATTGGACGTTTCCGTATCGACGAAGTGCTTGGGCAAGGCGGGTTCGGGATTGTTTACAAAGCTCGTGATGAGGGATTGGAGCGAGCGGTCGCCATCAAAGTACCGCGTGCTCGATTCCTTTCTCTTTCTCAGAACGAGACCGAGGCGAAAATCGTCGCGAAACTGGACCATCCAAACATCGTGCCGGTTTATGAACTTGGCAGCGACGAAGATTTTCCCTTTTACATCGTTTCCAAGTACATCGATGGATTCAGTCTCGCGCAGCAAATCAAGTTGGGCCAAGTCGGCAATGCATTCGCTGCGGCTGAGCTGATTGCGACGGTTGCCCAGGCATTGCATTATGCCCACGAGCAGGGCCTTGTGCACCGCGATGTCAAACCTGGCAACATTCTGATGGATGGTGATGGCAATCCCTTTGTGATCGATTTCGGACTGGCGCTCCGAGAACAGGACATCGGTGAGGGACCCAAACATGCGGGAACTCCCGCCTACATGTCGCCAGAACAAGCCCGTGGAGAAGGCCATCGTGTTGATCGTCGCAGTGACGTTTTCAGTCTCGGCGCGGTGCTCTACCAGTTGCTCGCCGGTCAACTCCCCTTTCACGGTGAGACGAAGGCCGAGCTTCTCGATCAGGTGACAAACGGTGAATCCAAACCGCTCAGGCAACACGATGCAAGTCTGCCGAAAGAATTGGAACGCATCTGCACGAAAGCGATGGCAAAGCGAGTCACGGAGCGGTATCCGTCGGCCCGGGACTTTGCCGAAGATCTGAGGCTTTTCTTGGCTGAGAATCCCGCGTTGGCTCGTGGGTCGGCGAACGGTGGGCTTGCGGGAAAGGTTTCGGAATCACAAAGCTCGACACCGCCGTCCTCTCCTGACTCCGCTACGGCGTCTTCCGGCGCGGTGGGCTTGGGATCGTCCGGCAGCCAGGCAATCAGTATCGTTCCGAAAGGTTTGCGTTCCTTTGACGCCAGTGATGCGGACTTCTTCCTGGACTTGCTTCCCGGGCCGAGAGATCGCGAGGGTCTCCCCGACAGTCTGCGGTTCTGGAAAACTCACATCGAGGAAACGGATCCGGATCATACGTTCTCGGTTGGTTTGATCTACGGACCATCAGGTTGTGGCAAGTCGTCATTCGTGAAAGCCGGCTTGATGCCTCGGCTTTCCAATGAGGTGGATGTTGTTTACATCGAAGCCTCGCCTGCGGAATCCGAAACACGATTGCTGCACGGATTGTGGAAGCAGTATCCCGCACTCCGGGGAATCGATAGTCTGAAAGAGGCACTGACTGCCTTGCGACGAGGACGCGGTGTCCCGGTCGGCAAGAAAGTGCTGATCGTGCTCGACCGATTTGAACAATGGTTGCATGCCAAAAAGGAAGAGGAGTACACCGATTTGGTGGAAGCCCTGCGGCAGTGCGACGGAGGTCGGGTTCAATGCATCATGCTGGTGCGGGACGATTTCTGGTTAGCGGTCAGTCGCTTCCTCCATGAGTTGGAGGTGCGTTTGGTCGAAGGTCACAACACCGCCTTGGTTGATCTTTTTGATCTCAAACATGCCCGCAAAGTTTTGGCCGCATTCGGTCGTGCGTTTGGCAGACTGCCAAAGACCTTCGGTGAAACCACGAAAGCACAAAAGAAGTTTCTTCAACAAGCAACCGTGGGACTCGCCGTGGATGGCAAAGTCATTTGCGTGCGTTTGGCATTGTTCGCCGACATGATGAAGGACAAGCTCTGGGTACCTGCCACGCTCAAAGAATTGGGGGGAACCAAGGGAGTGGGGGTCAAGTTTTTGGAGGAGGTCTTCAGCGCTCCGTCGGCAAATCCAAGTCACCGCCTGCACCAGAAAGCTGCCCGAGCGGTGTTAAAGGACCTGCTTCCCGATTACGGCACTGATATCAAAGGCACTATGCGATCTCATGCGGAGCTCATGGAAGCAAGCGGCTACGGTGATCGACCCCACGACTTCGACGATTTGATCAAGATTTTGGACAGCGAAATCCGACTGATCACGCCGACCGATCCCGAAGGAAATGGCGCCAATGATCAGTACGTGACTCAGGCCCCAAAGGGGCAGCTGTATTTTCAGTTGACCCACGATTATCTCGTGCATTCGTTGCGGGATTGGCTGACCCGCAAGCAAAAAGAAACCGCTAGCGGCCGAGCAGAGCTGAAGCTGTTTGATGCTGCATTGCTGTGGAATGCCGAACCGAAGAACCGCTTCCTGCCATCGTGGTGGGAGAATCTCAACATTCGGTTGTTCACGGATAAGCGGAAGTGGACTGAGCCGCAGCGGAACATGATGGCCAAGGCGGGACGCACGCATGGAATTCGCACGGGAATGGTTGCCTTGTTGCTAGTGGCCGCCAGCTTCATTGGTCTGAGCATTCGCCAATCGGTGGTCGAATCCCAGCACTTAACTCGTGCCACAGCCTTGGTGGGTTCTCTCGGGAGTGCTGACATCGCTCAGGTTCCCTCCGTTATTTCCGACTTGAATCAACACCGTGAATGGGCTGATTCGTTACTCAAGGCCAAACTCGCCACGGCCAGCGATGGTTCCTCCGAGAAACTTCATTTGTCTCTCGCCCTACTGCCTGTTGACGAGAGTCAACTCGAATATCTACGAGATCAACTTCTCGTCTGTTCGCTGACCCAGTTCCCAGTCCTGCGAACAGGATTGCTGCCTCACAAAGACAAGCTGGTCGAAACGCTGTGGATCGTGGCGAAAGATGAAGAGCAAGAAGCTGTGGTACGTTTTCAGGCGGCAGCGACCTTGGCGGAGTACGCCCCCGACGATGAACGCTGGCGGGCGACGGCTCCGTTTGTCTGCGCACATTTGACGAGTGCCGTTTCGTCCGTTTACCTCGGCCCGTGGCGCGAACTTTTGCAACCGGCGAGCAAGCCATTGATGGAGCCACTCACCGCCATTCATGCCGATCGCTCCGTTAGTGGAAAGCGGCGAGAAGCTGCAGCGTTTGCCCTGTCGGACTATCTGCGAGAGCAACCCGACAAGCTGGTGGATGTGGTCTTGGTAGCTGATGAATTGGCCGAGTTCACCTTGTTGTCCAATGCGCTGACCCCACACGCCGCCACGGTGCAGCAGAGGTTGCTGGAGGAAATGCGGGCATTGCTTCCTGTCGAACTCGACAAGACCAACGAACACCTCGCAGAATCAGATCAGATACTTCGAGACGCTCACTGGAAACGCCAATCGTTGGCCGCGGTGACACTTGTGCATCTCGGAGTTGGTGACGAGGTTTGGGCGCTGCTGAAGCTAACGCCTGATCCCTCGCTACGAAGCTTCGTGATCCACCATCTGGGTAAGTTGGGCACGAATCACAACACACTCGCTGCCCGATTGAATAGGGAGAGTGACGTTTCGGTTCGCAAAGGGTTGGTTCAGAGTCTGGGAGGGCTGAATGCGGCGATGTTGCCGGCGTCCGACCGCAACCGCATCGCTGCGCAATTGAAATCGCTGTATGTCACCGACCTCGATTCCGGCATCCACGGTTCGGCCTCGTGGACGTTGCGGCAATGGGGCATACCGTTGCCAAGGTTGCCTGTCTGCGAACCCACGTTGAATGAAGGACAGTTAGCTCGGGCTGCGAAGCTGAATGCGGAAGTCGACGAGATCCGACAACGGATCACCACCGATGAGCAAGCCGGGCTTCTTGCCCGACAAGCCGCCTGGGAACGGCAATTGCGAGAGCAAGCAGCGCCATCACTGGATTCACTCAAGGAGGGACTGGTGGCCCATTACCCACTGGATGAAACCGAAGGCAGAGAAACAGCGAACGCGGTCGAGGGCCAGCCAGTCGGAATCTATGAGGGACAGGGCCAGCCGGAGTGGAAACAGGGCGTTGTCCGTAATGCGATACGACTCGACGGCAAGGGCGGACACATTCGTTGCGGCCAAATATTCAACCCTGACCGCGGGGATGCATTTTCATATGGGTGCTGGGTATTCAGTGAAAACCAGGGCCGGTATGCCACCTTGATCGGCAAAATGGATTCAGCGAAAAACTTGCGTGGCTTCGATTTATTTTTGGATGCTTCTGGGCGCATGGAGGTTCATTTCAAACATCACTACCCAAGTAATTTTTTAAAGACGATGTCCGTCGATTCACTTCCGCCAGGTCAGTGGCACCATGTCATGATGACCTACGACGGTTCATCAACCGCTGCCGGTGTGATGCTCTATCTTGATGGCCAACCGATCGACACCAAAGTCGTCACCGAGAGCTTGTCAGACACGATCCAGAACGATGCTCCACTGAACATCGGGATGCGTGACATACAGTACCCGTTTTTGGGCGCTATCGACGATATGCGAATCTACAATCGCCTCCTAAGCGACGGCGAAGTGCAGCAGTTGTACGCAACGGGACTGCGGGCGTTAGCGGGCGTGGCGACTGAAACTCGCACGACCGAACAGCAGGCCCTGCTGTCAGCGGCGTACCGTCCACAGGATGAACCGCTGCAACGCCTTGAAAATCAGCTTGCCGCATCTGAGACCGCATTGAGTGAAGCCCGCTGGAACGGTGTTCGCCGCTGGTACGTTAATGGTCAGGGCCAGACGATGGCGGTGATCCCGAACCCTGCGGCTTCAAGTGAGAGTTCGATCAATTACAGCTTTGCGATTGCCAGCCATGAGGTGACGGTGGCCGAGTTTCGCCGGTTTCGAGGCGACATTGCTGCTGATGAAACCAATGCCCCCACGGAGGACTGCCCGGTCCACAAGGTCAGTTGGTACGATGCCGCTGCCTACTGCAACTGGCTGAGTCAGCAGGAAGGAATTCCGGAACATCAGTGGGTATACGAGCCGACAGAGAATGGGCAATATGCGGACGGAATGTTGATTCGAGAGAATGCATTGGAGTTGACGGGCTACCGCCTGCCTACCGAAGCGGAATGGGAACACGCGGGCCGAGCGGGTAGCACCGGCACTTATGGTTTCGGGGAATCGTTGTCGCTGCTGGAACGGTACGCCCGTTACGATCACAGTTCGTCTAGTCGCAGACACTCGGTTGAATCGTTGCTGCCGAACACCTTGGGACTGTTTGACATACACGGCAACGTTTGGGAATGGACTCAAACTTCACTGTCGGGTTCAATCTCCCCGGTGAGAGACGATGGTACCCGTTTATTGCGTGGCGGCTCGTTCCTCTATTCTTCGTTGAACGTCAGTTTCGCCAATCGCACCAGCCTCCAGCCGACGTATAGGGACCGCTACGGTGGTTTCCGTCCGTCGAGAACTCTCCTCTTCTCCCATTAA
- a CDS encoding tyrosine-type recombinase/integrase, with protein MASLRKESDRGRTGWRLQFRHEKKRRSLWLGPLSKRAADAVARHVEELVRARASNVQPEPDAAKWARGVDGRIRDTLCGWGLVDPIQNRNADSDRFLGPFCDKYIAGRTDIAAVTLEDYTRVKGFLVDRFGQRCLLTTITPADAIRWQRWLVSDRGHSEATVSKYTKKAKAIFADAVRDRLIPESPFADVKPGSDVNRTRDHYISRATAIEVLKACPDDDWRLIFAFARFAGLRRCEILVMTWADILWDIDRLRIDSPKTGLRFCPIFPELMPFLLASSESAPDGATRCIRRYHRRANLGTQMNRIIEQAGIVPWEKTFGNLRATRRTELQEHREDHVINAWLGHSSKTAEKHYLQVHDDHWAAGASSLTGEAIDFDAVIGGVRGGVISAANDPSRARTANNQSAKTMGKEGSGCFLMGEQAVPLGHELSAKTRGF; from the coding sequence ATGGCGAGTTTAAGAAAAGAGTCTGACCGTGGGCGTACTGGTTGGCGTCTGCAGTTTCGGCATGAAAAGAAGCGGCGTTCGCTGTGGCTGGGACCGCTTAGCAAACGGGCTGCAGATGCTGTTGCTCGGCATGTTGAGGAGTTGGTACGGGCGAGGGCATCCAACGTGCAACCGGAACCAGATGCAGCTAAGTGGGCGAGGGGGGTTGACGGGCGGATTCGGGATACGCTTTGTGGTTGGGGCTTGGTTGATCCAATCCAGAACCGCAACGCTGATTCTGATCGATTCTTGGGGCCATTCTGCGACAAGTACATTGCAGGGCGAACGGACATCGCTGCGGTGACTCTTGAAGACTACACACGAGTGAAGGGCTTTCTTGTTGATCGTTTCGGCCAAAGGTGCCTGCTGACTACGATTACACCTGCCGATGCGATCCGTTGGCAACGATGGCTTGTATCGGATAGAGGGCACTCGGAAGCGACGGTTTCAAAGTACACAAAAAAAGCGAAGGCAATCTTTGCAGATGCGGTTCGTGATCGTCTGATACCTGAAAGTCCATTTGCCGACGTGAAGCCGGGTAGCGACGTGAATAGGACTCGCGATCACTACATTAGCCGTGCGACGGCAATCGAAGTGTTGAAAGCCTGCCCCGATGACGACTGGCGTTTGATCTTCGCGTTTGCCAGATTTGCGGGTTTACGTCGTTGCGAGATTCTTGTGATGACCTGGGCGGACATCCTTTGGGACATCGACCGATTGCGAATTGATTCGCCCAAGACGGGTTTGCGGTTCTGTCCGATCTTCCCCGAGTTGATGCCGTTTCTGTTGGCATCATCTGAATCGGCACCAGACGGGGCAACACGATGTATTCGGCGGTACCACCGCAGGGCGAACCTTGGGACGCAGATGAACCGGATCATCGAACAAGCGGGGATAGTTCCTTGGGAGAAGACTTTCGGCAACTTGCGGGCCACTAGAAGGACAGAACTTCAGGAGCATCGGGAGGATCACGTCATCAACGCTTGGCTCGGCCATTCAAGCAAGACGGCTGAAAAACACTACCTGCAAGTTCACGATGATCACTGGGCAGCGGGGGCGTCATCACTTACTGGCGAAGCAATTGATTTCGATGCAGTGATCGGCGGTGTCCGTGGCGGTGTCATCTCTGCCGCTAATGACCCATCCCGAGCTCGCACGGCGAATAACCAATCTGCGAAAACAATGGGAAAAGAGGGTTCGGGATGCTTCTTGATGGGTGAGCAAGCTGTCCCACTAGGACACGAATTGTCGGCCAAAACACGGGGATTCTAG